In the genome of Paenibacillus sp. FSL R5-0766, one region contains:
- a CDS encoding YafY family protein translates to MKLERLLAIVVLLINRGRVQAKDLADMFEVSIRTIYRDIDTLGQAGIPVVTYQGASGGIGLAEGYRLDRNVLTDKDLASIVTALRSVSTSHANAARELLVEKLSSIVPESKNDDFQANTNRFIVDYSTWTHPEALKIKLELIEQGMDQLRPVTFTYCSAEGIQTHRTADPHTIVLKKHSWYLYAFCHERNQFRMFKLVRMQDVTLANEHFERKVINPQDRPWQQEWSRPDNQARLTLKFHARVRHIAEEWFGIENVMPDGTGYYISQVAFPEDGWLYGFILGFGADVEVLEPQHIRDEICRIAEQIVQNYISPTQT, encoded by the coding sequence ATGAAACTGGAGCGTTTATTAGCCATCGTAGTGCTACTAATCAATCGTGGGCGAGTCCAAGCCAAAGACCTGGCAGATATGTTCGAAGTATCGATCCGGACCATCTATCGGGATATCGATACATTGGGTCAAGCAGGCATCCCGGTGGTGACGTATCAAGGGGCAAGCGGCGGGATTGGTCTGGCAGAGGGTTACCGTCTGGATCGAAACGTATTAACAGACAAGGACCTCGCTTCCATCGTCACTGCACTGCGCAGTGTATCTACTTCCCATGCCAATGCGGCACGTGAGCTTCTGGTCGAAAAACTCAGCAGTATCGTACCTGAATCCAAAAATGACGATTTTCAGGCCAATACCAATCGATTCATCGTGGATTATTCAACCTGGACGCATCCCGAAGCGCTGAAAATCAAGCTTGAACTTATCGAACAGGGTATGGATCAATTACGACCCGTAACCTTTACCTACTGCAGTGCGGAAGGTATCCAGACTCACCGAACTGCCGACCCTCATACCATCGTACTCAAGAAACATTCCTGGTATCTGTATGCTTTTTGCCACGAGCGGAATCAATTTCGCATGTTCAAGCTTGTGCGTATGCAAGATGTCACGCTTGCTAATGAGCACTTCGAGCGTAAAGTCATCAACCCACAGGACAGACCCTGGCAACAGGAATGGAGCCGTCCGGACAATCAGGCCAGGTTAACCTTGAAATTCCATGCTCGCGTCCGTCATATTGCGGAAGAATGGTTTGGGATCGAGAACGTCATGCCTGATGGGACTGGGTATTATATTAGCCAAGTTGCTTTTCCCGAGGATGGCTGGTTATATGGGTTCATTCTCGGCTTCGGTGCAGATGTTGAAGTATTGGAACCTCAGCATATTAGGGATGAAATCTGCCGTATCGCGGAGCAAATTGTACAAAATTATATCTCCCCGACTCAAACCTGA
- a CDS encoding zinc ribbon domain-containing protein, whose protein sequence is MNVTVCQSCGMPLTTPAQFGTEADGSTTREYCSYCYKEGQFEQPGMSLEGMTEMCTAILKDEGMDEESARSMLRNQLPFLKRWRTNTTDQHAQSLVENSTTSSANPRQVTTDHSFSAQPVRYVTLPGKRLAGVSARTTNAIEISGKGCIQGLWNNYFASDHLPAPEVIRYGCYTDYTDGITGEYTILVGHEVSPNESLPEGLNDILLPPATYAVFTSRKGAMAEVVGEAWGAVWAWEKQSDRTFTGDFELYDERSLNPESVQVDIYIAVHQNR, encoded by the coding sequence ATGAACGTCACTGTATGTCAAAGCTGCGGCATGCCGCTCACAACCCCTGCCCAATTCGGAACGGAAGCAGATGGAAGCACAACCCGTGAGTACTGTAGCTATTGTTACAAAGAAGGTCAGTTCGAGCAGCCCGGTATGTCACTCGAAGGCATGACCGAGATGTGCACTGCCATTCTGAAGGACGAGGGCATGGACGAGGAATCCGCTCGTTCGATGCTGCGTAACCAGCTTCCTTTTTTGAAACGTTGGCGCACAAATACAACGGATCAACATGCTCAATCTCTTGTGGAAAACTCTACTACTAGTTCTGCTAACCCTCGTCAGGTAACAACAGATCATTCGTTCTCTGCCCAGCCCGTTCGTTATGTCACGCTCCCAGGCAAACGTCTTGCTGGCGTATCCGCCCGCACAACCAACGCCATTGAGATCAGTGGCAAAGGCTGTATTCAGGGACTCTGGAACAATTATTTTGCCTCAGATCACCTCCCTGCACCCGAAGTTATTCGCTATGGTTGTTACACGGATTACACCGATGGCATAACCGGAGAATACACCATACTGGTAGGGCATGAGGTCAGTCCGAACGAATCATTGCCTGAAGGATTGAATGACATTCTACTCCCTCCTGCAACTTACGCCGTATTCACCTCCAGAAAAGGAGCGATGGCAGAGGTTGTTGGCGAAGCCTGGGGAGCCGTATGGGCATGGGAGAAACAAAGCGATCGTACGTTCACCGGGGATTTTGAATTATATGATGAACGCAGCCTGAATCCCGAAAGTGTACAAGTAGATATATACATCGCTGTTCATCAAAATAGATAA
- a CDS encoding HAMP domain-containing sensor histidine kinase encodes MTKRRSFRTTMIMLLGLSMLASGAITYGIYKLMQAYYSGVRAEDQLAEYRHFMKSIGDIYFFLILFIPLAILFFFWFTKPYATYFKDISTGIRHLANGDFQHRVQISSKDELGTIAEDVNLASEKLREAVERGDFAENSKDQLVVNLAHDLRTPLTSVLGYLDLLMKDDQLTEEQVRHFTSIAFTKSQRLEKLIDDLFEITRMNYGMLPINKTRLDLSELLKQMNEELYPVFEKNQLVARLKIDTDLTVSGDGELLARVFENLLINAARHGKDGMYVDINGYRDAEQVIIQVINYGGHIRPEELPHIFDMYYTGDRARTPQEGGTGLGLFIARNIVEQHDGTISAQSDVVWTQFEVRLPVFQ; translated from the coding sequence ATGACTAAACGAAGAAGTTTTCGCACAACCATGATTATGTTGTTAGGGTTAAGCATGCTTGCCTCTGGCGCAATCACCTATGGGATTTATAAGCTTATGCAAGCCTATTATTCGGGTGTCCGTGCAGAAGATCAGCTCGCTGAATATCGTCATTTTATGAAAAGTATCGGAGATATTTATTTCTTTCTGATTTTATTTATCCCACTGGCCATTCTGTTTTTCTTTTGGTTTACCAAGCCTTACGCGACGTATTTCAAGGACATTTCTACAGGGATCAGACATTTGGCCAATGGAGACTTTCAGCACCGTGTGCAGATCTCCTCGAAGGACGAGTTAGGTACGATTGCGGAGGATGTGAACCTGGCAAGTGAGAAGTTAAGGGAAGCGGTAGAACGAGGGGATTTTGCTGAAAATAGTAAGGACCAGCTTGTTGTCAATCTGGCGCATGACCTGCGAACACCGCTGACGTCTGTGCTTGGATATTTGGATCTGCTCATGAAGGATGATCAGCTAACAGAGGAGCAGGTGCGGCACTTTACGTCGATTGCATTCACCAAATCACAGCGTCTGGAGAAGCTGATTGATGATTTGTTCGAAATTACTCGTATGAACTATGGCATGCTGCCTATAAACAAGACACGGCTGGATCTTAGCGAACTGCTGAAGCAGATGAACGAAGAGCTCTATCCTGTATTCGAAAAGAACCAACTAGTCGCCCGACTAAAAATAGACACTGACCTTACGGTCTCCGGTGATGGCGAGCTGCTGGCTCGTGTGTTCGAGAATCTGCTAATTAACGCTGCACGGCATGGCAAGGATGGCATGTATGTAGATATTAATGGATATCGGGATGCAGAACAGGTCATCATTCAGGTAATTAACTATGGTGGACATATTCGTCCGGAGGAATTGCCGCATATCTTCGATATGTATTACACCGGAGATCGTGCCCGGACTCCTCAGGAGGGTGGGACTGGCCTCGGCCTATTTATCGCTCGCAATATTGTGGAGCAACATGACGGTACAATTTCGGCCCAGAGTGATGTGGTATGGACGCAGTTCGAAGTTCGTTTGCCCGTCTTCCAATAA
- a CDS encoding response regulator transcription factor → MKRITILIADDEVEIADLVALHLQKEGYHTIKAFDGKAAVQAVQTQAIDLAILDIMMPGMDGYEVTRKIREQHHLPIIFLSAKTSDMDKITGLVMGADDYMTKPFNPMELVARVNSQLRRSLQFSQSAPVQRSILEKGGLIITPDQHRVTLYGKLVELTPKEFDILYLLASHPKQVFSAESIFEQVWGEAYYESGNTVMVHIRTLRKKLGEDVNKNKFIKTIWGVGYTFND, encoded by the coding sequence ATGAAGCGAATTACGATTCTGATCGCAGACGATGAAGTTGAGATCGCTGATCTGGTTGCTTTACATCTACAAAAAGAAGGATATCACACCATCAAGGCCTTTGACGGGAAGGCGGCGGTTCAAGCTGTTCAGACCCAAGCGATAGATTTGGCGATTCTGGACATTATGATGCCTGGCATGGATGGGTATGAGGTGACCCGTAAAATTAGGGAACAGCATCATTTACCGATCATTTTCCTGAGTGCCAAAACGTCTGATATGGACAAAATTACGGGACTCGTGATGGGCGCGGACGATTATATGACCAAACCGTTCAATCCGATGGAGCTTGTTGCCCGGGTCAACTCTCAGTTGCGTCGTTCGCTGCAATTCAGCCAGTCTGCGCCTGTTCAGAGGTCCATTCTGGAGAAGGGTGGGCTCATCATCACGCCAGATCAACATCGCGTTACACTCTACGGCAAACTAGTGGAACTAACACCGAAGGAGTTCGATATTTTGTATCTGCTCGCGAGCCACCCCAAGCAGGTGTTCAGTGCGGAAAGTATTTTTGAACAGGTCTGGGGAGAAGCCTATTACGAGAGCGGGAATACCGTGATGGTCCACATTCGGACCCTGCGCAAAAAGCTGGGGGAAGATGTGAACAAGAACAAGTTTATCAAAACGATCTGGGGTGTGGGGTACACGTTTAATGACTAA